One Bacillus sp. FJAT-45350 genomic window carries:
- a CDS encoding CTP synthase — MTTKYIFVTGGVVSSLGKGITAASLGRLLKNRGVKVTIQKFDPYINVDPGTMSPYQHGEVFVTGDGAETDLDLGHYERFIDINLSQNSNVTTGKIYSTVIKKERRGDYLGGTVQVIPHVTNEIKERVLRAGRETNADVVITEIGGTVGDIESLPFLEAIRQIKSDVGVGNVMYVHCTLIPYLAAAGEMKSKPTQHSVKELRSLGIQPNVIVVRTEKPVPQDMKEKIALFCDIDKNAVIEARDAETLYEVPLALQAQKFDQIVCDYLKLNCKPAEMTEWKALVEKVKNLSEKVKIALVGKYVALPDAYLSVAESLRHAGYAFDADIDIQWVDSEEVTAENVAELVGDADGILVPGGFGDRGIEGKIAAIQYARENKVPFLGICLGMQLASIEFARNVLGLEGANSAELNPETKYPIIDLLPEQKDIEDLGGTLRLGLYPCKLVEGSKAYDAYNEQVVYERHRHRYEFNNEYREQMEKAGFTFSGTSPDGRLVEIIEIQDHPYFIASQFHPEFVSRPTRPQPLFKEFIGASLQK; from the coding sequence ATGACAACAAAGTATATCTTTGTAACTGGAGGCGTTGTGTCTTCATTAGGAAAGGGAATTACAGCTGCATCACTTGGACGTTTACTTAAAAATAGAGGAGTTAAAGTTACAATCCAAAAGTTTGACCCTTATATTAACGTTGACCCGGGAACGATGAGTCCGTATCAGCATGGTGAAGTGTTTGTTACAGGAGATGGAGCAGAGACTGATTTAGATTTAGGTCACTATGAGCGATTTATCGATATTAACTTAAGTCAAAATAGTAATGTAACAACTGGGAAAATTTACTCTACTGTTATTAAAAAAGAGCGTCGCGGCGATTATTTAGGTGGAACGGTTCAGGTTATTCCTCATGTAACAAATGAAATTAAAGAACGTGTACTACGTGCTGGAAGAGAAACGAATGCAGACGTAGTTATTACTGAAATCGGTGGAACTGTAGGGGATATTGAAAGTCTACCGTTTTTAGAAGCGATCCGTCAGATAAAGAGTGATGTTGGTGTAGGTAACGTAATGTATGTTCATTGTACGTTAATTCCTTATCTTGCAGCTGCAGGAGAAATGAAATCAAAGCCAACACAACATAGTGTGAAAGAGCTTCGTAGTCTTGGTATTCAACCTAACGTTATTGTCGTACGTACAGAAAAGCCCGTACCACAAGACATGAAGGAGAAAATCGCTTTATTCTGTGACATTGATAAAAATGCTGTAATTGAAGCGAGAGATGCTGAAACATTATATGAAGTACCACTAGCGCTACAAGCGCAAAAATTTGACCAAATCGTTTGTGATTACTTGAAATTAAATTGCAAGCCAGCTGAAATGACTGAATGGAAAGCTTTAGTTGAAAAAGTGAAAAACTTATCAGAGAAAGTGAAAATTGCGTTAGTTGGTAAATATGTAGCGCTACCTGATGCTTATCTATCAGTTGCTGAATCACTTCGTCATGCTGGATATGCTTTCGATGCAGATATTGATATTCAATGGGTTGATTCAGAAGAAGTTACAGCTGAAAATGTTGCAGAGCTTGTAGGAGATGCTGATGGAATTCTTGTTCCTGGTGGATTTGGTGACCGTGGTATAGAAGGAAAAATCGCAGCAATTCAATATGCACGTGAAAACAAAGTTCCGTTCTTAGGAATTTGCTTAGGAATGCAGCTTGCATCAATAGAATTTGCTCGTAACGTACTTGGTTTAGAAGGAGCAAACTCAGCAGAATTAAATCCAGAAACAAAATACCCGATTATTGATTTACTTCCTGAACAAAAAGATATTGAAGATCTAGGTGGCACGCTTCGATTAGGTCTTTACCCTTGTAAGTTAGTTGAAGGCTCAAAAGCATACGACGCTTATAATGAGCAAGTCGTATATGAGCGTCATCGTCACCGTTACGAGTTTAACAATGAGTACCGTGAACAAATGGAGAAAGCAGGGTTCACTTTCTCTGGTACAAGCCCAGACGGTCGTTTAGTAGAGATAATTGAAATTCAGGATCATCCTTATTTCATAGCATCACAGTTCCATCCTGAATTTGTATCACGTCCAACAAGACCACAACCATTATTTAAAGAGTTTATTGGAGCTTCTTTACAAAAATAG
- a CDS encoding response regulator — protein MKKILVVDDQYGIRVLLNEILQKDGYQMYQAANGVQALTIVEENEPDLVLLDMKIPGMDGLEILRRIKDIKPHIDVIMMTAYGELNMINEAMSLGAITHFAKPFDIDDVRKVIKENLATV, from the coding sequence ATGAAAAAAATTCTAGTTGTAGATGACCAGTATGGTATAAGGGTTCTACTTAACGAGATACTGCAAAAGGACGGCTATCAAATGTACCAAGCAGCTAACGGGGTACAGGCATTAACGATAGTCGAAGAGAACGAGCCTGATTTAGTTCTCCTAGATATGAAAATCCCAGGAATGGACGGGTTAGAAATCCTTAGAAGAATCAAGGATATTAAGCCACATATAGACGTAATAATGATGACTGCCTATGGTGAGCTTAACATGATTAATGAAGCAATGAGTTTAGGTGCAATTACACACTTTGCAAAGCCGTTTGACATTGATGATGTAAGAAAAGTCATTAAGGAAAACTTAGCAACAGTTTAA
- the fsa gene encoding fructose-6-phosphate aldolase has protein sequence MKFFIDTANVNEIRQANELGILAGVTTNPSLVAKEGVDFHERLREITEVVTERSVSAEVIALDAKGMIEEGKELAAIAPNITVKVPMTLEGLKAVSTFKSLGIKTNVTLIFSAVQALLAARAGATYVSPFLGRLDDIGHDGLELVTQIAEIFEVHDIQTEIIAASIRHPLHVSEAAARGAHIATIPYKVITQLVKHPLTDKGIEQFLADWEKSNK, from the coding sequence ATGAAATTCTTTATTGATACGGCAAATGTAAACGAAATCCGTCAGGCAAATGAATTAGGTATTTTGGCTGGAGTGACTACTAATCCCTCGCTAGTGGCAAAAGAAGGTGTTGATTTTCATGAACGTTTACGAGAAATCACCGAAGTTGTAACTGAGCGTTCTGTTAGTGCTGAAGTGATTGCACTAGATGCTAAAGGAATGATTGAAGAGGGAAAAGAATTAGCAGCAATTGCTCCTAATATTACAGTTAAAGTTCCGATGACACTTGAAGGTTTAAAAGCAGTTTCTACATTTAAAAGTCTAGGGATTAAAACGAATGTAACCCTTATTTTTTCAGCTGTTCAAGCCCTGCTAGCAGCAAGAGCAGGTGCAACGTATGTTTCTCCGTTCCTAGGTCGACTTGATGATATTGGCCATGATGGACTTGAGTTAGTAACTCAAATTGCTGAGATTTTCGAAGTTCACGATATTCAAACGGAAATCATTGCGGCGTCAATCCGACATCCACTTCATGTATCAGAAGCTGCGGCAAGAGGAGCACATATTGCCACAATTCCTTACAAAGTTATCACACAGCTTGTCAAGCATCCGTTAACTGACAAAGGAATCGAGCAATTCCTTGCAGACTGGGAGAAAAGCAACAAGTAA
- the glpX gene encoding class II fructose-bisphosphatase — protein sequence MERSLSMELVRVTEAAALSSARWMGRGLKEEADEAATQAMRDVFDTVPMKGTVVIGEGEMDEAPMLYIGEKLGTGYGPRVDVAVDPLEGTNIVASGQWNALAVIAIADHGNLLHAPDMYMEKIAVGPEAVGKINIDAPVIDNLKAVAKAKNKDIEDLVVTILNRERHQKMIQEIRDAGARIKLLQDGDVAAAINTCFDDTGVDIMLGSGGAPEGVITAVALKCLGGEIQGKLLPQDDVELERCKKMGIEDVNRVLLMEDLVKGDDAIFAATGVTDGELLKGVHYKGSTATTQSLVMRAKSGTVRFIDGKHSMHKKPDLVIK from the coding sequence ATGGAAAGAAGTTTATCAATGGAGCTTGTCCGTGTAACTGAAGCGGCTGCTCTTTCTTCAGCAAGATGGATGGGTAGAGGACTAAAGGAAGAAGCGGATGAAGCAGCAACTCAAGCCATGCGTGATGTTTTTGACACAGTTCCGATGAAAGGAACGGTTGTTATTGGAGAAGGAGAAATGGACGAAGCTCCAATGCTATACATTGGGGAGAAGCTAGGAACAGGTTACGGCCCTCGAGTAGACGTAGCTGTTGACCCTTTAGAAGGAACAAACATCGTTGCTTCTGGACAATGGAATGCATTAGCTGTTATTGCTATTGCGGATCATGGAAATCTTCTACATGCTCCTGATATGTATATGGAAAAAATCGCAGTAGGTCCAGAAGCAGTAGGGAAAATTAATATTGATGCTCCTGTAATCGATAATTTAAAAGCGGTGGCAAAAGCAAAAAATAAAGATATTGAAGACCTAGTTGTTACTATTTTAAATCGTGAGCGTCACCAAAAAATGATTCAGGAAATTCGTGATGCCGGAGCAAGAATTAAACTTTTACAAGACGGTGATGTTGCAGCTGCTATCAACACGTGTTTTGATGACACTGGCGTAGATATTATGCTTGGTTCTGGTGGAGCTCCTGAAGGTGTTATTACTGCTGTTGCATTAAAATGCCTAGGTGGAGAGATTCAAGGGAAGCTTTTACCGCAAGACGATGTTGAATTAGAGAGATGCAAGAAAATGGGTATTGAAGATGTGAATCGCGTGTTACTTATGGAAGACTTAGTAAAAGGTGATGATGCAATCTTTGCAGCAACAGGTGTAACTGACGGTGAACTATTAAAAGGTGTTCATTATAAAGGAAGCACTGCAACAACGCAATCTCTTGTTATGCGTGCTAAATCAGGAACTGTACGCTTTATTGATGGTAAACATAGTATGCACAAGAAGCCAGACCTTGTAATTAAATAA
- a CDS encoding DUF2529 family protein — MLQIFTTQLQGKLKDVKEHNLDEIEDASRLLAQALISNGKIYIHGTKEMNGVVPEALYGKEKLSGVMPLIKEENNMNDCTAIDRVLIFARTSNDKEAIDLVKELQNDGVTVIAVSNCVENDSDISLKNLADIHINTNLTSSLVPDDEGTRVGYPSLILSLFVYHCLAMTVSEILQEQ; from the coding sequence ATGCTACAGATTTTTACTACTCAACTTCAAGGAAAACTGAAAGATGTAAAAGAACATAATCTAGATGAAATAGAGGATGCCTCAAGATTACTCGCCCAGGCCCTCATAAGTAATGGAAAGATTTATATACACGGTACAAAAGAAATGAATGGTGTCGTCCCTGAAGCTCTCTATGGAAAGGAAAAGCTTTCCGGAGTCATGCCTTTAATTAAAGAAGAAAATAACATGAATGATTGTACTGCTATTGACCGGGTTCTCATTTTTGCTAGAACTTCAAATGACAAAGAAGCAATTGACTTAGTTAAAGAGTTGCAAAATGATGGCGTAACAGTCATTGCTGTTTCAAATTGCGTTGAAAATGATTCAGACATTAGCCTAAAGAACCTTGCTGATATTCATATTAATACGAATCTTACTTCTTCTCTAGTACCAGATGATGAAGGTACGAGAGTAGGATACCCTTCACTTATTTTATCGTTATTTGTTTATCATTGTCTTGCAATGACTGTGTCTGAAATTTTACAAGAACAATAA
- a CDS encoding thymidine kinase, which produces MYEMRKEGLIEVICGSMFSGKSEELIRRVRRGTYGNLKIEVFKPVIDTRYSDDEVVSHNGTKVIAFPIESSEDILGIVARDTQVVAIDEVQFFDEKIVDVANHLADSGIRVIAAGLDQDFRGEPFDPVVRLMALAESVTKLQAVCPSCGSPASRTQRLIDGKPASYHDPIILVGASEAYEPRCRHCHVVCDKPVRYVTKAGQI; this is translated from the coding sequence ATGTACGAAATGAGAAAAGAAGGTTTGATAGAAGTCATCTGTGGAAGCATGTTTTCTGGTAAGTCTGAAGAATTAATTCGTCGTGTACGCCGAGGGACATATGGTAATTTAAAAATAGAGGTTTTCAAGCCAGTTATTGATACTCGATACAGTGATGATGAAGTCGTATCTCATAATGGGACTAAAGTGATTGCATTTCCAATCGAAAGCTCGGAGGACATTTTAGGAATTGTAGCCCGGGATACTCAGGTTGTTGCAATCGATGAAGTACAATTTTTTGACGAAAAAATTGTAGATGTCGCTAATCACTTGGCTGATAGTGGAATTCGTGTAATTGCTGCAGGGTTAGACCAAGATTTTAGAGGTGAACCTTTTGACCCTGTTGTAAGGCTCATGGCACTTGCAGAAAGTGTTACAAAACTCCAAGCTGTGTGTCCTTCTTGTGGCTCACCAGCAAGCCGAACACAGCGTTTGATTGATGGAAAACCAGCTTCTTATCATGATCCAATTATTTTGGTTGGTGCTTCTGAGGCGTACGAGCCACGTTGCAGACATTGTCATGTTGTTTGTGATAAGCCAGTTCGTTATGTTACGAAAGCTGGTCAAATTTAA
- the rho gene encoding transcription termination factor Rho, translating into MGVHIAELENMKLRELYELAKKYKVSYYSKLNKKELIFAILKGQAEEDGLMFMEGVLEIIQSEGFGFLRPINYMPSSEDIYISASQIRRFDLRNGDKVSGKVRPPKENERYHGLLHVEAVNGEDPDTAKERPYFPALTPLYPEQKIELETETANTSSRIIDLISPVGFGQRGLIVAPPKAGKTSLLKEVANSIATNQPDVELIVLLIDERPEEVTDIERSVKAEVVSSTFDEVPENHIKVAELVLERAMRLVEHKKDVVILMDSITRLARAYNLVIPPSGRTLSGGIDPAAFHRPKRFFGAARNIEEGGSLTILATALVETGSRMDDVIYEEFKGTGNMELHLDRRLAERRIFPAIDIRRSGTRKEELLVPKEHLDKLWAIRKTMNDSSEFVDHFIKRIKETKTNQEFFDSIEKDMVGGGTTTNRKVRT; encoded by the coding sequence ATGGGTGTACATATAGCAGAGTTAGAGAATATGAAATTACGTGAGCTTTATGAGTTAGCCAAAAAATATAAAGTATCTTACTATAGTAAATTGAACAAAAAGGAACTTATTTTCGCTATTTTAAAAGGACAAGCAGAAGAAGATGGCTTAATGTTCATGGAAGGTGTTTTGGAGATAATACAGTCTGAAGGGTTTGGATTCTTAAGACCAATAAATTATATGCCAAGCTCTGAAGATATTTATATTTCAGCTTCACAAATTAGAAGATTTGATTTACGAAATGGAGACAAAGTATCTGGAAAGGTACGACCTCCAAAAGAAAATGAAAGATATCATGGACTATTACATGTAGAGGCTGTAAATGGTGAAGATCCTGATACTGCAAAAGAACGTCCATATTTCCCTGCCTTAACTCCACTATATCCTGAACAAAAAATTGAATTGGAAACAGAAACAGCGAATACATCATCAAGAATTATCGACTTAATTTCTCCAGTTGGTTTTGGTCAACGTGGTTTAATTGTTGCTCCCCCTAAGGCAGGTAAGACATCCCTATTAAAAGAGGTTGCAAATAGTATTGCTACAAATCAACCGGATGTTGAATTGATTGTCCTACTTATTGATGAACGTCCCGAGGAAGTTACGGACATTGAACGCTCCGTTAAAGCTGAAGTTGTTAGCTCTACATTTGATGAAGTTCCAGAAAACCATATAAAAGTAGCGGAACTTGTTTTAGAGAGAGCGATGAGACTAGTTGAACATAAGAAAGATGTTGTTATTCTTATGGATAGTATTACTCGTTTAGCGAGAGCTTATAACTTAGTGATTCCTCCAAGTGGAAGAACACTTTCTGGTGGTATTGATCCTGCAGCATTTCATCGTCCGAAGCGATTCTTTGGAGCTGCGAGAAATATCGAAGAAGGCGGTAGCTTAACAATTTTAGCGACAGCATTAGTAGAGACGGGCTCACGTATGGATGATGTCATTTATGAAGAATTTAAAGGTACAGGTAATATGGAGTTACACCTAGATCGTCGATTAGCTGAAAGAAGAATCTTCCCAGCGATTGATATACGCCGTTCTGGTACTCGTAAAGAAGAACTTCTTGTTCCTAAAGAACACTTAGATAAATTATGGGCAATTCGTAAAACAATGAATGATTCTTCGGAATTTGTAGATCATTTTATTAAACGAATTAAAGAAACAAAAACTAACCAAGAGTTTTTCGATTCAATTGAAAAAGACATGGTTGGTGGTGGTACGACAACAAACCGAAAAGTAAGAACATAA
- the fba gene encoding class II fructose-1,6-bisphosphate aldolase — protein sequence MPLVSMKEMLEKAKREGYAVGQYNLNNLEFTQAILLAAEEEKSPVICGVSEGAARYMGGFKTVVNLVKSLMDDYNITVPVAIHLDHGSSFEKCVEAIHAGFTSVMIDGSHYPLEENIALTKRVVAVAHTLGVSVEAELGRIGGQEDDVIVDDAEAAYAIPSECEQLVRETGVDCFAPALGSVHGPYKGEPNLGFDRMKEIDGLVGIPLVLHGGTGIPTKDVQKAIEFGHAKINVNTENQISASKAVREVLAEKPNEYDPRKYLGPARDAIKETVKGKMREFGSSNKA from the coding sequence ATGCCTTTAGTTTCGATGAAGGAAATGCTAGAAAAAGCAAAAAGAGAAGGGTATGCAGTTGGTCAGTATAACCTTAACAATTTAGAGTTTACACAAGCAATTTTACTTGCTGCAGAGGAAGAGAAATCTCCAGTAATTTGTGGTGTATCAGAAGGTGCAGCTCGTTACATGGGTGGTTTTAAGACAGTTGTAAATTTGGTGAAATCATTAATGGATGATTACAACATTACTGTTCCTGTAGCAATTCATTTAGATCATGGTTCAAGCTTCGAAAAATGTGTAGAAGCGATTCATGCTGGATTTACGTCTGTTATGATTGATGGTTCTCATTATCCTCTAGAAGAAAACATTGCGTTAACAAAACGCGTAGTTGCTGTTGCTCATACGTTAGGTGTTTCAGTAGAAGCTGAACTAGGACGTATTGGTGGCCAAGAAGATGACGTAATCGTTGATGATGCAGAAGCGGCATATGCAATCCCTTCAGAATGTGAGCAACTTGTTCGTGAAACTGGTGTCGATTGTTTTGCACCGGCATTAGGTTCTGTTCATGGTCCTTATAAAGGTGAACCAAACCTTGGTTTCGACCGTATGAAGGAAATTGACGGACTTGTTGGTATTCCTCTTGTGCTTCACGGTGGAACAGGTATTCCAACAAAGGATGTTCAAAAGGCAATTGAGTTTGGTCATGCGAAGATTAATGTTAATACAGAAAACCAAATTTCAGCATCGAAAGCTGTTAGAGAGGTATTAGCAGAAAAGCCAAATGAGTATGATCCACGTAAATATTTAGGTCCTGCTCGTGACGCAATTAAAGAAACAGTAAAAGGAAAAATGCGCGAGTTTGGTTCTTCAAATAAAGCTTAA
- a CDS encoding UDP-N-acetylglucosamine 1-carboxyvinyltransferase, whose protein sequence is MDKLLIEGGHPLEGKVHISGAKNSAVALIPAAILADSTVTIDNLPAISDVQLLAELLEEIGGSVSLDEHEIAIEPRNMISMPLPNGRVKKLRASYYLMGAMLGKFKKAVIGLPGGCNLGPRPIDQHIKGFEALGAKVTNEQGAIYLRADELRGARIYLDVVSVGATINIMLAAVKAKGQTIIENAAKEPEIIDVATLLTSMGAKIKGAGTNVIRIDGVETLKGCRHSIIPDRIEAGTYMIIAAAIGQKVLIDNVIPYHVESLIAKLREMGITVEVQNDQILIHNHGGKKGVDIKTLVYPGFPTDLQQPITTLLTQAEGTSIVTDTIYNARFKHIDELRRMGANVKVEGRSAIINGPTVLQGAKVSASDLRAGAALVVAGLMAEGITEVSGLEHIDRGYEDLEAKLIGLGAKIWREKMTEEEAQQVKSS, encoded by the coding sequence ATGGATAAATTATTGATTGAAGGTGGGCATCCACTTGAAGGGAAGGTACATATTAGCGGAGCAAAAAATAGTGCAGTCGCTTTAATCCCTGCGGCTATTCTTGCTGATTCTACAGTTACCATTGATAATTTACCTGCAATTTCTGATGTGCAACTATTGGCAGAGCTTCTTGAAGAAATCGGTGGAAGTGTATCATTAGACGAGCATGAAATTGCGATTGAACCACGTAATATGATTTCGATGCCTCTTCCGAATGGGCGGGTAAAGAAGCTGAGAGCGTCGTATTATTTAATGGGTGCTATGCTTGGGAAATTTAAAAAAGCAGTCATTGGCTTACCAGGAGGCTGTAATTTAGGTCCTCGACCAATTGACCAACATATTAAAGGATTTGAAGCTCTAGGTGCGAAAGTAACAAATGAACAAGGTGCAATTTATTTGCGTGCTGACGAATTAAGAGGGGCAAGAATCTATCTTGATGTGGTGAGTGTAGGAGCTACGATTAATATTATGCTTGCTGCTGTTAAAGCAAAGGGACAAACTATCATTGAAAATGCAGCAAAAGAGCCAGAAATTATTGATGTGGCAACACTTTTAACTAGTATGGGTGCGAAGATTAAGGGTGCAGGTACGAATGTGATCCGTATTGATGGTGTTGAAACATTAAAGGGTTGCAGACATTCAATTATTCCTGACCGAATTGAAGCAGGTACTTATATGATTATTGCTGCAGCTATTGGCCAAAAGGTTTTAATCGATAACGTAATACCATACCATGTTGAATCATTAATTGCTAAGCTTCGTGAAATGGGCATAACGGTTGAAGTACAGAATGACCAAATACTCATACATAATCACGGTGGAAAGAAAGGTGTAGACATTAAGACATTAGTCTACCCAGGATTTCCAACTGATTTACAGCAACCAATTACGACTTTACTAACACAAGCTGAAGGTACTAGCATTGTCACGGATACTATATATAATGCACGATTTAAACATATCGATGAACTACGCAGAATGGGAGCTAATGTAAAGGTAGAAGGTCGTTCGGCAATTATTAATGGACCAACTGTTTTACAAGGAGCAAAGGTAAGTGCTAGTGACTTGAGAGCGGGAGCAGCGTTAGTAGTGGCAGGCTTGATGGCGGAGGGTATAACAGAAGTATCAGGATTAGAGCATATCGATCGTGGTTATGAAGATTTAGAAGCAAAATTAATTGGATTAGGGGCAAAGATTTGGCGTGAAAAAATGACAGAAGAAGAAGCGCAGCAAGTCAAAAGCTCATAA
- a CDS encoding type B 50S ribosomal protein L31 yields MKQGIHPNYQKVVFMDTSTGFKFLSGSTNGSNETVEWEDGETYPLIKVEISSDSHPFYTGKQKLADAGGRVDKFRRKYNMK; encoded by the coding sequence ATGAAACAAGGAATTCACCCAAATTACCAAAAAGTGGTATTCATGGATACTAGTACAGGGTTCAAGTTTCTAAGTGGATCTACAAACGGATCAAACGAAACAGTTGAGTGGGAAGATGGAGAAACATATCCACTAATTAAAGTTGAGATTAGTTCTGACTCTCACCCGTTCTACACTGGTAAGCAAAAGCTTGCTGATGCTGGTGGACGTGTAGATAAGTTCAGAAGAAAATACAACATGAAGTAA